TCGGGCCTGGGCCACAAACACGGTATCGTCCTGGGCAACCTGGTAGGCCTGATCGACTCCGACTACCAGGGCGAACTGATGGTCTCGTGCTGGAACCGTGGCCAGACCGCCTTCAACATCGCCGTCGGCGAGCGTATCGCCCAACTGGTGCTGGTACCGGTGGTGCAGGCGCATTTCGAGCTGGTGACCGAGTTCGACGAAACCCAGCGTGGCGCAGGCGGTTTCGGGCATTCCGGCAGCCACTGACTACGCTCAGGCATGCCGTGCTCCGCGTCCGGCATGCCCCGATGGCATTTTCGCACCACGAACTCTAGGCCAAAAACGCCGTCTTACCCTTCAGTTTGAGCCTGCCGGTCGCCATATTCAGGCCTGTCCGCCCCGTATCGATGGAGTTTCCCCAGTGATGAGCAACGCAGCCCCAGTCGCACCGACGTTTCCCGACAGCATTTTCCGCGCCTACGACATCCGTGGCGTCGTCCCGAAAACCCTGACCGCCGAAACCGCCTACTGGATCGGCCGCGCCATTGGCTCCCAAAGCCTGGCCCAGGGCGAGCCTAACGTCTCTGTGGGGCGTGACGGCCGCTTGTCCGGCCCCGAGCTGGTGGAACGCCTGATCCAGGGCCTGGCCGACAGCGGCTGCCATGTCAGTGACGTAGGCCTGGTGCCGACGCCGGCGCTGTACTACGCCGCCAACGTGCTGGCCGGCAAGTCGGGCGTGATGCTCACCGGCAGCCACAACCCATCGGACTACAACGGCTTCAAGATCGTGATCGCCGGCGACACCCTGGCCAACGA
The Pseudomonas hygromyciniae genome window above contains:
- the dut gene encoding dUTP diphosphatase translates to MHALQAKILDPRIGSEFPLPAYATPGSAGLDLRAMLKQDTVLEPGQTLLIPTGLSIYVGDPGLAALILPRSGLGHKHGIVLGNLVGLIDSDYQGELMVSCWNRGQTAFNIAVGERIAQLVLVPVVQAHFELVTEFDETQRGAGGFGHSGSH